In Akkermansia muciniphila, the DNA window CCGGAAAACTGCTGGTTGTGGTGGATAAGAAAAAGCAGATGATGTACGTGTACCGTGGAACGCACCGCATTGGGTACGGCCCCATCAGTTCCGGCAGGAGCCCGGGCATGACGCCTGCGGGCTACTTCCGGATTTCCTCCAAGGATGCGGACCACCATTCCTATTACGGCTCCTTCATCAATGCCGCCGGAGAGCAGCGGGACGGGGATATACGGAAGGACGCCGCGCGTCCCGGAGAACGGTTTGAAGCGGCCCAAATGCCCTATTTCATGAGAGTGAACGGGGCCGTGGGCATCCATGAAGGATACCTGCCCGGGCGCCCGTCCTCCCATGGCTGCATCCGCATTCCACATTTGATTGCAAGAAACCTGTTTGAGGTGGCTCCCGTGGGAACCCGGGTGATTGTCCGGGATGGAAGCTGGAGCATTCATGAGCTTCAGAAGAAGCCGTCCGGTATTTTCAGAACGGTGCACAGGCCGTCCCCTGCGCGGGCTGGCGCAAATTCCTCTTCCTCCGGGAAGAAGGAGCTTGTAAAGTCGGAGGCATCCGTGGAGAAGGATGCCGTGGCCGTGCCGTCTGGTGAAGAACGGGAGAACACGCCGCTGCCTTCTTCCGGCGCGGATGCCGTGAACCCCTCTTCATCCAATGGCCTCGAAGGACTGGAATAACATGCTGGCCGGGCGTTTGTACAATGCCCAGGATTCCGAATTGACCGCCGGGCGCCTTCGGGCGCGCAAGCTCGTCTTCCGTTACAATCAATCCGCC includes these proteins:
- a CDS encoding L,D-transpeptidase family protein, which gives rise to MKLSLFHLLVSCLCVPFLFSSCGTTGGDASLSSSSSVPVEELTGYFEETGTIPGHLLKWEDEPSLPGKLLVVVDKKKQMMYVYRGTHRIGYGPISSGRSPGMTPAGYFRISSKDADHHSYYGSFINAAGEQRDGDIRKDAARPGERFEAAQMPYFMRVNGAVGIHEGYLPGRPSSHGCIRIPHLIARNLFEVAPVGTRVIVRDGSWSIHELQKKPSGIFRTVHRPSPARAGANSSSSGKKELVKSEASVEKDAVAVPSGEERENTPLPSSGADAVNPSSSNGLEGLE